From Streptomyces sp. NBC_01460, a single genomic window includes:
- the phzG gene encoding phenazine biosynthesis FMN-dependent oxidase PhzG — translation MSSRFESLTGVVDGAFPEYAVPPEEPMDLLGRWVSEAVESGVREPLALALATADKHGRPSSRTVSVIDVSARGLLFTSHSTSQKGREIAETGWASGLLYWRETGQQLAVSGPVVLLEESEADRLWDSRPVPLHSMSTASWQSEPLDDIALLQAEADRLSEGGSPLPRPARYTGYRLEPDTVEFWSAAEDRLHRRLRYDRTPEGWRTTRLQP, via the coding sequence GTGAGCAGCAGGTTCGAGAGCCTGACCGGGGTGGTCGACGGGGCGTTCCCGGAGTACGCCGTGCCACCGGAGGAACCGATGGACCTGCTGGGGCGGTGGGTGTCCGAGGCCGTGGAGTCGGGCGTACGTGAGCCGCTGGCCCTGGCGTTGGCCACAGCGGACAAGCACGGCCGGCCTTCCAGCCGGACGGTCTCCGTCATCGACGTCTCGGCCCGCGGCCTGCTCTTCACCAGTCACAGCACCAGCCAGAAGGGCCGGGAGATCGCCGAGACCGGCTGGGCGTCCGGGCTGCTGTACTGGCGGGAGACCGGGCAGCAACTGGCTGTGTCCGGCCCGGTGGTCCTCCTGGAGGAGTCGGAGGCCGACCGGCTGTGGGACTCCCGGCCGGTGCCGCTGCACTCCATGTCGACGGCCTCCTGGCAGAGCGAACCCCTCGACGACATCGCTCTCCTCCAGGCGGAGGCGGACCGGCTGTCGGAGGGCGGCTCCCCTCTGCCACGGCCCGCGCGGTACACCGGCTACCGCCTGGAGCCGGACACCGTCGAATTCTGGTCCGCCGCGGAAGACCGGCTGCACCGGCGCCTGCGCTACGACAGGACCCCGGAGGGCTGGCGCACCACCAGGCTGCAGCCCTGA
- a CDS encoding PhzF family phenazine biosynthesis protein → MTTSRPTTHDETVAKSTHPYVVIDAFTDTPLRGNPVAVFFDAEDIPAGRMQSIAQEMNLSEVTFVLPPKQGGDAHIRIFTPVNELPFAGHPLLGTAIALGESFEGDRLRLETAMGTITFELERVEGRVTAALMGQPVPTWVEFDRTDELFAALGIKSSELPVEIYTIGPRHVFVGMESVEALSGLDPDHRALAAFPDMAVNCFAGSGTTWRSRMFSPAYGVTEDAATGSAAGPLAIHLARHGRIGFGQWIDIHQGVEMGRHALMRAWADSSGDRVTSVRAGGSGVTVARGTIYV, encoded by the coding sequence GTGACGACCAGCCGGCCGACGACGCACGACGAGACCGTGGCGAAGTCCACGCACCCCTATGTGGTCATCGACGCCTTCACCGACACGCCGCTGCGGGGAAATCCGGTAGCCGTCTTCTTCGACGCGGAGGACATCCCCGCCGGCCGCATGCAGAGCATCGCCCAGGAGATGAACCTCTCGGAGGTCACGTTCGTCCTGCCGCCGAAGCAGGGCGGTGACGCGCACATCCGTATCTTCACCCCGGTCAACGAGCTTCCCTTCGCGGGCCACCCGCTCCTCGGAACGGCCATCGCGCTGGGAGAGTCCTTCGAGGGGGACCGTCTCCGCCTGGAGACGGCGATGGGAACCATCACCTTCGAGCTCGAACGCGTCGAGGGGAGGGTGACCGCCGCCCTGATGGGGCAGCCGGTGCCGACGTGGGTCGAGTTCGACCGCACCGATGAGCTGTTCGCCGCGCTCGGGATCAAGAGCTCCGAGCTTCCCGTGGAGATCTACACCATCGGCCCGCGGCACGTCTTCGTGGGAATGGAGAGCGTGGAGGCCCTGTCGGGCCTCGACCCGGACCACCGCGCCCTCGCCGCCTTCCCGGACATGGCGGTCAACTGCTTCGCCGGTTCCGGCACCACGTGGCGGAGCCGCATGTTCTCGCCCGCGTACGGAGTGACCGAGGACGCGGCGACGGGCTCGGCGGCGGGTCCGCTCGCCATCCACCTCGCCCGGCACGGGCGCATCGGGTTCGGCCAGTGGATCGACATCCACCAGGGCGTCGAGATGGGGCGTCACGCGCTGATGCGCGCCTGGGCGGACAGCTCCGGCGACCGCGTCACCTCGGTGCGGGCCGGAGGGTCCGGCGTCACCGTCGCCCGCGGAACGATCTATGTCTGA
- a CDS encoding anthranilate synthase family protein, producing the protein MRAPATTARPDAGAGDLLDTILGSQPPAFALLHRPEANGPGLLDVLVGEVAHVAELADIPLADQGSPAGEPGATGGVRHDVLAIIPYRQIRERGYDYVDDGAPLITMTVTEQGTLPFAEALSRIPNLATAVSDVHFDVSDEDYADTVRRVIKEAIGEGEGANFVIKRSFVAEIGDYTTHSALAFFRRLLELESGAYWTFIVHTGSRTFVGATPERHITLYDGVATMNPISGTYRYPPSGPTLPEVMDFLADRKESDELYMVLDEELKMMARICEPGVRVVGPQLREMARLAHTEYFIEGTCGRDVRDILHQTMFAPTVTGSPLESACRVISRNEPQGRGYYSGVVALIGRDGSGGRTLDSSILIRTADIDSGGRARIGVGATVVRHSDPLSEVAETHAKAAGLLAALKTDGPSLLGAHPDVRGALTQRNTNMAGFWLDTGAERAPASPRLAGSRTLIVDAEDTFTSMLDHQLRSMDMSVTVRCYDEIPSFDGYDFVVLGPGPGDPRDAGHHKIAHLRSAAETLLAERRPFLAVCLSHQVLSTRLGFEIQRRDVPNQGVQKEIDLFGDRQRVGFYNTFAARSDKDRAEVEGVGAVEVCRDAATGEVHGLRGPGFSSIQFHAESVLTQNGPRILGSLIERALGA; encoded by the coding sequence GTGAGAGCGCCGGCCACCACCGCGCGACCGGACGCCGGCGCGGGCGATCTGCTCGACACGATCCTCGGTTCCCAGCCGCCCGCCTTCGCGCTGCTCCACCGCCCCGAGGCCAACGGTCCCGGGCTGCTGGACGTCCTGGTGGGAGAGGTCGCCCACGTGGCCGAGCTGGCGGACATCCCGCTCGCAGACCAGGGTTCCCCCGCCGGGGAGCCGGGGGCCACGGGCGGCGTACGCCATGACGTGCTGGCGATCATCCCGTACCGGCAGATCCGTGAACGCGGCTACGACTACGTCGACGACGGTGCCCCGCTGATCACGATGACGGTCACCGAGCAGGGGACGCTGCCGTTCGCCGAGGCGCTCAGCCGTATCCCCAACCTGGCCACGGCCGTGTCCGACGTGCACTTCGACGTCTCCGACGAGGACTACGCCGACACCGTCCGGAGAGTGATCAAGGAAGCGATCGGTGAGGGCGAGGGCGCGAACTTCGTCATCAAGCGGTCGTTCGTCGCGGAGATCGGCGACTACACGACGCACAGCGCCCTCGCCTTCTTCCGCCGGCTGCTCGAACTCGAGTCGGGTGCCTACTGGACCTTCATCGTCCACACGGGGTCGCGGACATTCGTGGGCGCGACACCGGAACGGCACATCACCCTGTACGACGGTGTCGCCACGATGAACCCGATCAGCGGCACCTACCGGTACCCGCCCTCCGGGCCCACGCTGCCGGAGGTCATGGACTTCCTCGCCGACCGCAAGGAGTCGGACGAGCTCTACATGGTCCTGGACGAAGAGCTCAAGATGATGGCGCGCATCTGCGAGCCCGGTGTGCGGGTGGTGGGGCCTCAGCTCAGGGAGATGGCGCGGCTCGCGCACACCGAGTACTTCATCGAGGGCACGTGCGGCCGTGACGTGCGCGACATCCTCCACCAGACGATGTTCGCCCCCACCGTCACCGGCAGTCCGCTGGAGAGCGCCTGCCGGGTCATCAGCCGGAACGAGCCGCAGGGCCGTGGGTACTACAGCGGCGTCGTGGCCCTCATCGGCCGCGACGGGTCCGGTGGCAGGACCCTCGACTCGTCCATACTCATCCGCACGGCCGACATCGACAGCGGTGGCAGGGCGCGTATCGGGGTCGGCGCGACGGTGGTGCGCCACTCCGATCCGCTGTCGGAGGTCGCGGAGACCCATGCCAAGGCGGCCGGGCTGCTCGCGGCGCTGAAGACCGACGGCCCGTCCCTGCTGGGGGCACACCCCGACGTGCGCGGCGCGCTGACGCAGCGCAACACCAACATGGCGGGCTTCTGGCTGGACACGGGTGCCGAACGGGCGCCGGCATCACCGCGGCTGGCGGGGTCGAGGACCCTGATCGTCGATGCCGAGGACACCTTCACCTCGATGCTCGACCACCAGTTGCGCAGTATGGACATGTCGGTGACGGTGCGCTGCTACGACGAGATCCCCTCGTTCGACGGGTACGACTTCGTCGTGCTGGGACCGGGGCCCGGCGATCCCCGTGATGCGGGGCACCACAAGATCGCGCATCTGCGGTCGGCGGCGGAGACCCTGCTGGCGGAGCGCCGTCCGTTCCTGGCCGTCTGCCTGAGCCATCAGGTCCTCAGCACGCGACTCGGGTTCGAGATCCAGCGCCGTGACGTGCCCAACCAGGGTGTGCAGAAGGAGATCGACCTCTTCGGCGACCGCCAGCGGGTCGGCTTCTACAACACCTTCGCGGCCCGGTCGGACAAGGACAGGGCCGAGGTCGAGGGGGTCGGGGCGGTGGAGGTCTGTCGCGACGCGGCGACGGGTGAGGTCCACGGCCTGCGCGGCCCTGGTTTCTCGTCCATCCAGTTCCACGCCGAGTCGGTGCTCACACAGAACGGCCCCCGCATCCTCGGCTCGCTCATCGAAAGGGCACTGGGCGCATGA
- a CDS encoding isochorismatase family protein has product MPGIPPIQPYALPTAGELPRNTAQWEPDPARAVLLIHDMQRYFLKPFPDSLRDELVQNVALLRGRSAALGVPVGYTAQPGDMSDEERGLLKDFWGPGMRKTPTDRQVVDELAPAPEDWTFNKLRYSAFFRSGLLESMRESGRDQLIVCGVYAHVGVLMTAVDAFTNDIQTFLVGDGVADFDADYHRKALEYAAERCAVVVTAKEVFS; this is encoded by the coding sequence ATGCCCGGCATACCTCCTATCCAGCCCTATGCGCTCCCCACGGCGGGCGAACTGCCCCGGAACACGGCCCAGTGGGAACCGGACCCGGCTCGCGCCGTCCTCCTCATCCATGACATGCAGCGCTACTTCCTCAAGCCCTTCCCCGACTCCTTACGGGACGAGCTCGTCCAGAACGTCGCTCTGCTGCGCGGCCGCAGCGCCGCGCTCGGCGTCCCGGTGGGCTACACCGCCCAGCCCGGGGACATGAGCGACGAGGAACGCGGCCTCCTCAAGGACTTCTGGGGACCGGGCATGCGTAAGACGCCCACCGACCGGCAGGTGGTCGACGAACTGGCCCCGGCACCCGAGGACTGGACGTTCAACAAGCTGCGGTACAGCGCGTTCTTCCGCTCCGGCCTGCTGGAGAGCATGCGGGAGAGCGGACGCGACCAGCTGATCGTGTGTGGGGTCTACGCGCACGTCGGGGTGCTGATGACCGCGGTCGACGCCTTCACCAACGATATCCAGACCTTCCTGGTCGGTGACGGCGTCGCCGACTTCGACGCCGACTACCACCGCAAGGCTCTCGAGTACGCGGCTGAGCGCTGTGCGGTCGTCGTCACCGCGAAGGAGGTCTTCTCGTGA
- a CDS encoding 3-deoxy-7-phosphoheptulonate synthase has translation MDNVMPDIRTSVALQQPEWSDISQVERVGEALGSRPSLVRAGDVRTLRSLLAEVAGGKSLVVQTGDCAESPEECTPEHVSRKAAALDVMAGTLKMATHKPVLRVGRIAGQFAKPRSSPTEQVDDLTLPVFRGHMVNGPEPTPESRRPDSLRILTGFMAASDIMEHLGWRGSSGRPPSDAPVWTSHEALLLDYEIPMLRRDAAGVLFLGSTHWPWIGERTRQVDGSHVALLAEVANPVACKVGPGMSKDDLLALCEHLDPLREPGRLTLIARMGADVVADKLPPLVETVRAAGHPVIWLCDPMHGNTVVTPDGHKTRVVETLKREVRGFVGAVEAAGGVAGGLHLETTPDDVTECVTVDGDFSGVGDRYTSFCDPRLTVWQAASVISAWGE, from the coding sequence GTGGACAACGTCATGCCTGATATCAGGACGAGCGTCGCGTTGCAGCAGCCTGAGTGGAGCGACATCTCGCAGGTCGAGCGCGTGGGCGAGGCATTAGGATCTCGGCCCTCACTGGTCAGGGCCGGAGATGTACGCACTCTGCGCTCCCTCCTCGCCGAGGTGGCGGGAGGAAAGTCCTTGGTCGTGCAGACCGGGGACTGCGCCGAGAGCCCGGAGGAATGCACACCGGAACACGTCAGCCGTAAGGCCGCCGCGCTGGACGTGATGGCCGGCACTCTCAAAATGGCGACGCACAAGCCGGTGCTCCGAGTGGGACGTATCGCCGGCCAGTTCGCCAAGCCGCGTTCCAGCCCGACGGAACAGGTCGACGATCTGACCCTTCCCGTATTCCGGGGCCACATGGTGAACGGCCCGGAGCCGACGCCCGAGAGCCGGCGGCCGGACTCGCTGCGCATCCTCACGGGGTTCATGGCGGCGAGCGACATCATGGAGCACCTCGGCTGGCGCGGTTCCTCCGGCCGCCCTCCGAGCGACGCGCCCGTGTGGACCAGTCACGAGGCGCTGCTCCTCGACTACGAGATACCCATGCTGCGCAGGGACGCGGCGGGAGTGCTGTTCCTCGGCTCCACCCACTGGCCCTGGATCGGCGAACGCACCCGGCAGGTGGACGGCTCGCACGTCGCCCTGCTCGCCGAGGTGGCCAACCCGGTGGCCTGCAAGGTGGGCCCGGGGATGTCCAAGGACGATCTCCTCGCCCTCTGCGAGCACCTCGATCCCCTGCGCGAACCCGGCCGGCTGACGCTGATCGCCCGGATGGGCGCGGACGTGGTCGCCGACAAGCTCCCGCCGCTCGTCGAGACGGTCCGCGCCGCGGGGCATCCGGTCATCTGGCTGTGCGACCCCATGCACGGCAACACGGTGGTCACCCCGGACGGGCACAAGACCCGCGTGGTCGAGACGCTCAAGCGGGAGGTCCGTGGCTTCGTGGGCGCGGTGGAGGCCGCGGGCGGTGTGGCCGGCGGTCTGCATCTGGAGACCACCCCTGACGACGTCACCGAGTGCGTCACCGTCGACGGCGACTTCAGCGGAGTGGGGGACCGCTACACGAGCTTCTGCGATCCGCGGCTCACCGTCTGGCAGGCGGCCTCAGTGATCTCGGCATGGGGCGAATGA
- a CDS encoding PhzA/PhzB family protein: protein MSDSTRFPVRDEEVENRKNNRATVEKYMNTRGQDRLERHLLFTEDGVGGLWTNDTGQPIVIRGRDRLGEHAVWSLKCFPDWVWFNIQIFETQDPDFFWVECDGAGAIRFQGYPDGRYENHFLHSFQFENGKIKQQREFMNPFEQLRALGIPVPEIKREGIPT, encoded by the coding sequence ATGTCGGACAGCACGCGCTTCCCGGTACGTGATGAGGAAGTCGAGAACAGGAAGAACAACCGTGCGACGGTCGAGAAGTACATGAACACGAGGGGGCAGGACCGCCTTGAGCGGCACCTGCTCTTCACCGAGGACGGCGTCGGTGGCCTGTGGACAAACGACACAGGTCAGCCGATCGTCATTCGTGGCCGTGATCGCCTCGGTGAGCACGCGGTCTGGTCACTGAAGTGCTTCCCCGACTGGGTGTGGTTCAACATCCAGATCTTCGAGACCCAGGACCCTGACTTCTTCTGGGTCGAGTGCGACGGTGCGGGAGCGATCCGCTTCCAGGGGTACCCCGACGGCCGCTACGAAAATCACTTCCTGCACTCGTTCCAGTTCGAGAACGGAAAGATCAAGCAGCAGCGCGAGTTCATGAATCCCTTCGAGCAGCTGCGCGCCCTGGGAATTCCTGTCCCCGAGATCAAGCGCGAGGGGATCCCTACCTAG
- a CDS encoding ArsR/SmtB family transcription factor: MHAFDVLADPVRRRILELIADGERTAGAVGLVIQNEFGISQPAVSHHLRVLREAGFATVSTEGTRRLYAVASAPLEEIDAWLGHFRRFWNQRLDALGTELARGKREERLNGASAPSGGSRPDTQKGKAT; encoded by the coding sequence GTGCATGCATTCGATGTCCTGGCTGACCCCGTCCGGCGGCGGATCCTTGAGCTGATCGCCGACGGGGAACGCACGGCCGGCGCCGTCGGCCTGGTCATCCAGAACGAGTTCGGCATCTCTCAACCCGCGGTCTCCCACCACCTCCGCGTACTCCGCGAGGCCGGGTTCGCGACGGTGAGCACGGAAGGGACCCGCCGCCTGTACGCGGTCGCCTCCGCTCCCCTCGAGGAGATCGACGCCTGGCTGGGGCACTTCCGCCGCTTCTGGAACCAGCGCCTGGACGCACTGGGTACCGAGCTCGCCCGGGGCAAGCGTGAGGAGCGCCTCAACGGCGCCTCGGCTCCCTCGGGCGGCAGCCGGCCGGACACACAGAAAGGGAAAGCGACTTGA
- a CDS encoding SRPBCC family protein yields MRDVLDQIDAAHREISAYPVTAGEGRSLLLRRTYDASADDVWNACTDPARISRWLAPVSGDLRIGGAFRIEGRATGEILRCDKPRLLKVTWEYGQESVTEVEVRLSKDARGGTLFELRHASPAEIVDELVRTQGPAGAIMNGASWDLVLLGLDGFLRGEDLDTAKRKDALQMREFTIRSYRAWGAASQAAWEISTDRIATVIEGLQHVAPDPWRGGER; encoded by the coding sequence TTGAGGGATGTCCTCGACCAGATCGACGCCGCCCACCGCGAGATCAGCGCGTACCCCGTCACCGCAGGCGAGGGTCGTTCCCTGCTGCTCCGCCGCACCTATGACGCCTCGGCCGACGATGTCTGGAACGCGTGCACGGACCCGGCCCGGATCAGCCGCTGGCTGGCACCGGTCAGTGGTGACCTCCGCATCGGTGGCGCGTTCCGGATCGAGGGCCGTGCCACCGGCGAGATCCTGCGCTGCGACAAGCCTCGTCTGCTCAAGGTCACGTGGGAGTACGGGCAGGAATCGGTGACCGAGGTCGAGGTCCGCCTCTCGAAGGACGCGAGAGGCGGCACCCTCTTCGAGCTGCGGCACGCCTCGCCCGCCGAGATCGTCGATGAGCTCGTGCGCACACAGGGGCCGGCCGGGGCCATCATGAACGGGGCGTCCTGGGATCTCGTACTGCTCGGCCTCGACGGATTCCTGCGCGGCGAGGACCTCGACACCGCGAAGCGGAAGGACGCACTGCAGATGAGGGAGTTCACCATCCGCAGTTACCGCGCATGGGGAGCCGCCAGCCAAGCCGCGTGGGAAATCAGCACGGACAGAATCGCCACAGTCATCGAGGGCCTCCAGCACGTCGCACCGGACCCGTGGCGAGGCGGCGAACGCTGA
- a CDS encoding putative quinol monooxygenase, with amino-acid sequence MSETVIRVGDEVVTLINVFDVEASKQQELIGLLNEGTEKVMQNRPGFISVNLLASVDGTRVVNYAQWRSQDDIKATMADPEAQAYAKKTAGLAKAAPLVYSVVSVHHA; translated from the coding sequence ATGAGTGAGACCGTGATCCGCGTAGGCGACGAAGTAGTGACCCTGATCAACGTCTTCGATGTCGAAGCATCGAAGCAGCAGGAATTGATCGGCCTCCTGAATGAAGGCACCGAGAAGGTGATGCAGAATCGACCGGGCTTCATCTCGGTAAACCTGCTCGCCAGCGTCGACGGGACGCGCGTGGTGAACTACGCCCAGTGGCGCAGCCAGGACGACATCAAGGCGACCATGGCGGACCCTGAGGCACAGGCATACGCAAAGAAGACGGCCGGGCTGGCGAAGGCCGCACCGCTCGTGTATTCGGTGGTTTCCGTCCACCACGCCTGA
- a CDS encoding flavin-dependent oxidoreductase yields MTSAKTADIVIAGAGIGGLTTALALHANGIDATVLEAAPEIRPLGVGINIQPAAIAVLTATLGLGDELAATAIPTREHLYVDHTGAKLWHEPRGLAAGHPYPQYSIHRGELQMLLLAAVRDRLGADAVRTGARLQSFEHTGSGIRAHTHDEATGTTVTFEADALIGADGLNSVVRGQLHPGRTPLSAGGMRMWRGLVELDGFLDGRTMIVASDDDATRMVAYPMSARHAARGKALLNWVCLVPGSFADASGDVSLNHPGHAEDVLPHLAHWNFDWLDIRDMLARSSQILRYPMVDRDPLARWGDRQVTLLGDAAHPMYPIGANGASQAILDAAALATELAGHGDVATALDRYEGVRRPATTKIVQANRKMDRAERAMATRPDQDKAATIAAVTSSYRAAVELPARG; encoded by the coding sequence ATGACGAGCGCCAAGACCGCAGACATAGTGATTGCCGGCGCGGGGATCGGGGGGCTGACCACGGCTCTGGCCCTGCACGCCAACGGGATCGACGCCACCGTGCTGGAGGCCGCCCCCGAGATCCGCCCCCTCGGGGTCGGGATCAACATCCAGCCCGCGGCCATCGCCGTGCTGACCGCCACGCTCGGGCTGGGCGACGAGCTGGCCGCCACCGCGATCCCCACCCGCGAGCACCTCTACGTCGACCACACCGGCGCCAAGCTCTGGCACGAACCGCGGGGTCTGGCAGCGGGACACCCGTACCCGCAGTACTCGATCCACCGCGGAGAACTGCAGATGCTGCTGCTCGCAGCCGTCCGCGACCGGCTCGGCGCCGACGCCGTCCGCACGGGAGCCCGCCTGCAGAGCTTCGAGCACACCGGCAGCGGCATCCGCGCTCACACCCACGACGAGGCCACCGGCACCACCGTCACCTTCGAGGCGGACGCACTGATCGGCGCCGACGGCCTGAACTCGGTGGTCCGCGGCCAACTCCACCCCGGCCGGACCCCGTTGTCTGCGGGCGGGATGCGCATGTGGCGCGGCCTGGTGGAACTGGACGGCTTCCTGGACGGCCGCACCATGATCGTGGCCTCGGACGACGATGCCACCCGGATGGTCGCCTACCCCATGTCGGCGCGCCACGCGGCGCGGGGCAAGGCCCTGCTCAACTGGGTCTGCCTGGTGCCCGGCTCCTTCGCGGACGCGTCAGGTGATGTCAGCCTGAACCACCCGGGGCACGCCGAGGACGTACTCCCCCACCTGGCCCACTGGAACTTCGACTGGCTCGACATCCGGGACATGCTCGCCCGCAGCAGCCAGATCCTGCGCTACCCCATGGTCGACCGCGATCCGCTGGCCCGTTGGGGGGATCGCCAGGTCACCCTGCTCGGTGACGCGGCCCACCCGATGTACCCGATCGGCGCCAACGGGGCGTCGCAGGCCATCCTCGACGCCGCCGCTCTCGCCACCGAACTGGCCGGCCACGGAGATGTGGCGACCGCGCTGGACCGCTACGAAGGCGTCCGGCGGCCCGCCACCACCAAGATCGTCCAGGCCAACCGGAAGATGGACCGCGCCGAACGGGCCATGGCCACCCGCCCCGACCAGGACAAGGCCGCCACCATCGCAGCGGTCACCAGCAGCTACCGCGCCGCCGTCGAACTCCCGGCCCGCGGCTGA
- the qcrC gene encoding cytochrome bc1 complex diheme cytochrome c subunit: MKKLSARRRHPLAAVVVLLLALAATGGLYAAFAPAGKAQADETAQSLAIDEGKKLYSVGCASCHGSGGQGTTDGPSLVGVGSAAVDFQVGTGRMPAQQPGAQVPKKKVIYNQAEIDQLAAYVSSLGAGPITPTKSQVDPSGADVAKGGDLFRTNCAQCHNFTGEGGALTKGKYAPSLEGVSPKHIYEAMQTGPQSMPSFPDSTMPEQEKKDITAYIKTVNGDDSETPGGLSLGGLGPVSEGLFGWIFGLGGLVAIAVWVAAHTAKAKKS, translated from the coding sequence GTGAAAAAGCTCTCCGCACGACGACGCCATCCGCTGGCGGCGGTCGTCGTACTACTCCTCGCGCTGGCGGCTACCGGGGGGCTGTACGCCGCGTTCGCGCCTGCGGGTAAGGCGCAGGCCGACGAAACCGCCCAGTCCCTCGCTATCGACGAGGGTAAGAAGCTCTACTCCGTGGGTTGTGCAAGCTGCCACGGATCCGGCGGTCAGGGGACCACCGACGGGCCGTCCCTCGTGGGGGTGGGTTCCGCCGCCGTCGACTTCCAGGTCGGTACGGGGCGTATGCCGGCTCAGCAGCCGGGTGCCCAGGTCCCGAAGAAGAAGGTCATCTACAACCAGGCCGAGATCGATCAGCTCGCGGCGTACGTGTCGTCGCTGGGTGCCGGTCCGATCACGCCCACGAAGAGTCAGGTCGATCCTTCGGGTGCTGACGTGGCCAAGGGTGGTGACCTGTTCCGCACGAACTGTGCACAGTGCCACAACTTCACGGGTGAGGGTGGTGCCCTGACGAAGGGCAAGTACGCCCCGAGCCTGGAGGGTGTGAGCCCGAAGCACATCTACGAGGCCATGCAGACCGGCCCGCAGAGCATGCCCTCCTTCCCGGACAGCACGATGCCGGAGCAGGAGAAGAAAGACATCACCGCGTACATCAAGACCGTCAACGGTGACGATTCCGAGACCCCCGGCGGGCTCTCGCTCGGTGGCCTGGGCCCCGTCAGTGAAGGTCTCTTCGGCTGGATCTTCGGCCTGGGCGGCCTGGTCGCCATCGCCGTCTGGGTCGCGGCCCACACCGCTAAGGCCAAGAAGTCATGA
- the qcrA gene encoding cytochrome bc1 complex Rieske iron-sulfur subunit, whose amino-acid sequence MSSQQIPEENLPVEQGTAHGAVEVANDPFADPGLPAHRPRVQDIDERAANRSERAVAFMFTLSMLATVGFIACYVIFPVDKIVYIWPFGHVSALNFSLGLTLGLALFFIGAGAVHWARTLMSDVEVADDRHAIEAEPEVKAKVMADFAAGAAESAIGRRKLIRNTMFGALALVPLSGVVLLRDLGPLPEKKLRSTLWAKGKQLVNMNTMEPLRPEDVVVGSLTFAMPEGLEEDAHDFQTQIAKAALMIIRIEPDNIKDKREREWAHEGIVAFSKICTHVGCPISLYEQQTHHVLCPCHQSTFDLSDGARVIFGPAGHPLPQLRIGVNQDGHLEALGDFEEPVGPTFWERG is encoded by the coding sequence ATGAGTAGCCAACAGATTCCAGAAGAGAACCTGCCGGTTGAGCAGGGGACCGCGCACGGCGCGGTCGAGGTCGCGAACGATCCGTTCGCGGACCCGGGGCTGCCGGCCCACCGGCCGCGCGTCCAGGACATCGACGAACGGGCCGCGAACCGCTCCGAGCGGGCCGTCGCGTTCATGTTCACGCTGTCGATGCTGGCGACGGTCGGTTTCATCGCCTGTTACGTGATCTTCCCGGTCGACAAGATCGTCTACATCTGGCCGTTCGGTCATGTGAGCGCGCTGAACTTCTCCCTGGGTCTGACCCTGGGGCTGGCGCTGTTCTTCATCGGCGCGGGTGCCGTGCACTGGGCGCGGACCCTGATGTCGGATGTGGAGGTCGCCGACGACCGGCACGCGATCGAGGCGGAGCCCGAGGTCAAGGCCAAGGTGATGGCCGACTTCGCGGCGGGTGCCGCGGAGTCCGCGATCGGGCGGCGCAAGCTGATCCGCAACACGATGTTCGGTGCGCTGGCCCTGGTGCCGCTCTCCGGTGTGGTGCTGCTGCGTGACCTGGGTCCGCTGCCGGAGAAGAAGCTCCGCTCGACCCTGTGGGCCAAGGGCAAGCAGCTGGTGAACATGAACACCATGGAGCCGCTGCGTCCCGAGGACGTCGTGGTCGGTTCGCTGACCTTCGCCATGCCCGAGGGGCTGGAGGAGGACGCGCACGACTTCCAGACGCAGATCGCCAAGGCCGCCCTGATGATCATCCGGATCGAGCCGGACAACATCAAGGACAAGCGCGAGCGTGAGTGGGCCCACGAGGGAATCGTGGCGTTCTCCAAGATCTGCACCCATGTCGGCTGCCCGATCAGCCTGTACGAGCAGCAGACGCATCACGTGCTCTGCCCGTGCCACCAGTCCACCTTCGACCTCTCCGACGGCGCCCGCGTCATCTTCGGCCCGGCCGGTCATCCCCTTCCGCAGCTGCGGATCGGTGTCAATCAGGACGGTCATCTCGAAGCGCTCGGCGACTTCGAAGAGCCCGTCGGTCCTACTTTCTGGGAGCGCGGATGA